One stretch of Glycine soja cultivar W05 chromosome 7, ASM419377v2, whole genome shotgun sequence DNA includes these proteins:
- the LOC114418183 gene encoding linoleate 13S-lipoxygenase 3-1, chloroplastic-like: MALTKQILGSSLLERSMFVPSSSPSSLLNQTRFLVPLENKRVVRVKRAAKFPVAAISEDLMKGSSSSPSSSSSSSSSSSSSSVSTEKPVKFKVRAVITVRNKIKEDFKETIVKHIDALTDRIGRNVVLELVSTEIDPKTKSAKKSNEAVLKDWSKKSNLKAERVNYTAEFIIDSSFGEPGAITVTNKHQKEFFLDSITIEGFASGPVHFPCNSWVQSRKDLPGKRIFFSNKPYLPGDTPAGLRLLREKELRNLRGDGKGVRNLSDRIYDYDIYNDLGNPDKGIELARPNLGGSDMYPYPRRCRTGREPSDTDMYAESRVEKPLPMYVPRDERFEESKQNTFTVKRLKAVLHNLIPGLKASLSSSNQDFNEFSDVDGLYSEGLLIKLGWGLQDDVLKKIPFVSKIQESSQGLLKYDTPKIISKDKFAWLRDDEFARQAIAGVNPVNIEKLQVFPPVSKLDPEIYGPQESALKEEHILNQLNGMTVQEAINENKLFMIDYHDIYLPFLEGINALDGRKSYATRTIFFLTPRGTLKPVAIELSLPHAGPNSRSKRVVTPPVDATTNWMWQLAKAHVCSNDAGVHQLVNHWLRTHANLEPFILAAHRQLSAMHPIFKLLDPHMRYTLEINALARQSLINADGIIENCFTPGRYAMEISSAAYKNFWRFDMDSLPADLIRRGMAVPDPTQPHGLKLILEDYPYAADGILIWSAIEDWVRTYVNHYYPHSSLICNDKELQSWYSESINVGHADLRHESWWPTLNNSEDLVSILSTLIWNASAQHAALNFGQYPYGGYVPNRPPLMRRLIPEEGDPEYASFHADPQKYFLNALPSLLQATKFMAVVDTLSTHSPDEEYLGERQQPSIWSGDAEIVEAFYDFSAKVRQIEKVIDSRNLDRTLRNRCGAGVLPYELLAPSSEPGVTCRGVPNSVST, encoded by the exons ATGGCCCTTACAAAACAAATCTTGGGTTCTTCATTGCTAGAGAGGTCCATGTTTGTTCCTTCTTCTTCCCCTTCATCACTTCTCAACCAAACTCGGTTCTTAGTTCCTTTGGAGAACAAGAGAGTTGTGAGGGTGAAGAGAGCTGCAAAGTTTCCTGTGGCAGCTATAAGTGAGGATTTGATGAagggttcttcttcttctccttcatcatcatcatcttcatcctcttcttcttcttcttcttctgtgtcCACAGAAAAACCAGTGAAATTCAAGGTTAGAGCTGTGATCACAGTGAGGAACAAGATCAAAGAGGATTTCAAAGAGACCATCGTGAAGCATATTGATGCTCTTACTGACAGGATTGGAAGGAATGTTGTCCTTGAACTTGTTAGCACTGAGATTGATCCAA agaccaaatctgcaaagaaAAGTAATGAAGCAGTGCTGAAGGATTGGTCAAAGAAGTCCAATCTTAAGGCAGAGAGAGTTAATTACACGGCTGAATTCATAATTGACTCTAGTTTTGGGGAGCCAGGAGCTATTACTGTGACAAACAAACACCAGAAAGAGTTCTTCTTGGATAGCATAACCATTGAAGGATTTGCAAGTGGACCAGTTCATTTCCCCTGCAATTCATGGGTACAATCAAGAAAAGATCTTCCTGGAAAGAGGATTTTCTTTTCCAATAAG CCATATTTACCCGGGGATACACCTGCTGGGCTTAGATTATTGAGGGAGAAAGAGCTGAGAAATCTCAGAGGTGATGGCAAAGGAGTTAGAAACTTATCTGACAGAATATATGACTATGATATATACAATGATTTGGGAAATCCAGATAAAGGAATTGAACTTGCCAGGCCAAATCTTGGAGGATCAGATATGTATCCATACCCAAGACGGTGTCGTACTGGCCGCGAACCAAGTGATACAG ATATGTACGCAGAGAGTCGTGTGGAGAAGCCATTGCCTATGTATGTGCCAAGAGATGAACGTTTTGAGGAGTCTAAGCAGAACACATTCACTGTGAAGAGGCTCAAGGCAGTGCTGCATAACTTGATCCCAGGTCTTAAGGCTAGCCTTTCTTCTAGCAACCAAGACTTCAATGAATTCTCAGATGTTGATGGCCTTTACAGTGAAGGGTTGCTCATAAAGTTGGGGTGGGGGTTGCAAGATGACGTGTTGAAGAAAATTCCATTTGTCAGCAAAATCCAAGAGTCCAGCCAGGGTCTTCTTAAGTATGACACTCCTAAGATCATTTCCA AGGACAAATTTGCGTGGTTGCGAGATGACGAATTTGCCCGCCAAGCAATAGCAGGAGTTAACCCTGTTAACATTGAGAAGCTTCAAGTTTTCCCACCAGTTAGCAAACTAGACCCAGAAATTTATGGCCCCCAAGAGTCTGCTCTTaaagaagaacatattttgaaTCAACTCAATGGCATGACTGTCCAAGAG GCAATAAACGAAAATAAGCTGTTTATGATTGATTATCATGATATATATCTACCTTTCTTAGAAGGGATCAATGCCCTTGATGGTAGGAAATCATATGCCACACGcaccatctttttcttgacACCACGTGGCACTCTCAAGCCTGTGGCTATAGAACTTAGCCTCCCTCATGCTGGACCTAATTCCCGGTCAAAGCGCGTGGTTACACCTCCTGTTGATGCTACTACTAATTGGATGTGGCAGCTTGCCAAGGCCCATGTTTGCTCCAATGATGCTGGGGTGCACCAACTTGTTAACCATTG GTTACGTACACATGCCAACTTGGAACCATTTATATTGGCGGCTCATAGGCAATTAAGTGCTATGCATCCAATTTTCAAGTTGTTGGACCCCCACATGAGGTACACCTTGGAGATCAATGCCTTGGCTAGACAGAGTTTGATCAATGCTGATGGAATCATTGAAAATTGCTTTACTCCTGGTCGCTATGCCATGGAGATTAGTTCTGCTGCCTACAAGAACTTTTGGCGCTTTGACATGGATAGCCTCCCTGCAGATCTCATCCGCAG GGGAATGGCCGTACCTGACCCAACACAGCCACATGGTCTAAAGCTCATATTGGAAGACTACCCTTATGCAGCTGATGGAATACTAATCTGGTCTGCAATAGAAGACTGGGTTCGAACCTATGTGAACCATTACTACCCTCACTCAAGCCTTATATGCAATGACAAAGAGTTACAATCTTGGTACTCTGAGTCAATCAATGTAGGCCATGCTGATCTCAGGCATGAAAGTTGGTGGCCAACATTGAACAATAGTGAGGATCTTGTGTCCATTCTTTCCACATTGATTTGGAATGCATCTGCACAACATGCTGCTCTCAACTTTGGCCAGTACCCTTATGGTGGCTATGTGCCTAATCGTCCACCACTGATGAGAAGGTTAATACCAGAAGAGGGTGATCCAGAATATGCAAGTTTCCATGCTGACCCTCAGAAGTATTTTCTGAATGCATTGCCTAGCTTGCTGCAAGCCACAAAGTTCATGGCTGTGGTTGACACACTCTCCACTCACTCACCTGATGAGGAGTACTTGGGGGAGAGGCAACAACCTTCAATTTGGTCTGGAGACGCCGAGATCGTCGAGGCGTTCTACGATTTCTCCGCCAAGGTTCGACAGATAGAGAAGGTCATTGATAGCAGGAACCTTGATCGGACTCTAAGGAACCGTTGTGGTGCAGGGGTGTTGCCATATGAGTTGCTTGCTCCTAGCTCTGAACCTGGCGTTACATGCAGAGGGGTGCCCAATAGTGTGTCCACATAA